In Phormidium yuhuli AB48, one genomic interval encodes:
- a CDS encoding glycoside hydrolase family 13 protein: protein MKVQTPDWVKHAVFYQIFPDRFAKADPPSGCYIPTATEFEPWTSPPTPQGYKGGNLWGVIEKLDYLQDLGITAIYLTPIFQSACNHRYHTHDYYQIDPILGGNEAFAALLDRAHAREIKVVIDGVFNHASRGFYFFNDILENGPHSPWLDWFRIEKWPLSAYDGDRPANYVSWVGNRALPQFNHDNPEVREYIMQVGEHWIRQGIDGWRLDVPFEVKTPGFWVEFRDRIKALNPEAYIVGEVWKDAAQWLDGRQFDAVMNYEFTGPTIAYVAGDRVIRELVEFHDYDPYPALNAEEYGQKILELLNLYPWEIQLAQLNLLDSHDTPRMVTLASEDLPSLKLAALLKMTFPGAPCIYYGDEVGLNGGHDPDCRKTFPEPSEWNRDLHKMYQDLIALRHHYPALRTGNYEILLAQDSLYAFLRTLTDAEDVIIAINAGEQPEQLTLDPLCPNPKTLELKYGDRTTAQSLTSQGTTISFELPPRSGCILANP, encoded by the coding sequence ATGAAAGTACAAACCCCAGATTGGGTTAAGCACGCCGTATTCTATCAAATCTTTCCCGATCGCTTCGCTAAAGCCGATCCCCCCTCGGGTTGCTACATCCCAACAGCGACTGAGTTTGAACCCTGGACGTCCCCTCCCACGCCCCAAGGGTATAAAGGCGGTAACCTCTGGGGGGTCATTGAAAAACTAGACTATCTGCAAGACTTAGGAATCACAGCCATTTACCTAACCCCCATCTTTCAATCCGCCTGTAATCACCGCTACCATACCCACGACTACTATCAAATTGACCCCATCCTCGGGGGAAACGAGGCCTTCGCGGCCCTCCTCGATCGCGCCCATGCCCGAGAGATTAAAGTGGTCATCGATGGCGTCTTCAACCATGCCAGTCGGGGCTTCTACTTCTTCAACGATATCCTAGAAAACGGCCCCCACTCCCCCTGGCTCGATTGGTTCCGCATCGAAAAATGGCCCCTCAGCGCCTATGACGGCGATCGCCCAGCCAATTACGTCAGTTGGGTCGGCAACCGCGCCCTGCCCCAATTCAACCACGATAACCCCGAAGTGCGGGAATATATCATGCAAGTGGGAGAACATTGGATTCGCCAAGGCATCGACGGTTGGCGCTTAGACGTTCCCTTTGAAGTCAAAACCCCCGGTTTCTGGGTTGAATTTCGCGATCGCATCAAGGCCCTCAACCCCGAGGCCTATATCGTGGGAGAAGTCTGGAAAGATGCCGCCCAATGGCTCGACGGACGCCAATTTGACGCCGTGATGAACTACGAATTTACCGGTCCCACCATCGCCTATGTCGCCGGCGATCGCGTCATCCGAGAACTGGTCGAGTTTCATGATTATGACCCCTACCCCGCCCTCAACGCCGAAGAATACGGGCAAAAAATTCTGGAACTACTCAACCTCTACCCCTGGGAGATCCAACTGGCCCAACTGAACCTACTCGACAGTCACGACACCCCGCGCATGGTCACCCTTGCCAGCGAAGATCTCCCCAGCCTCAAACTCGCCGCCTTACTCAAAATGACCTTTCCCGGCGCTCCCTGCATCTACTACGGCGACGAAGTGGGTCTCAATGGCGGTCACGATCCCGACTGTCGTAAAACCTTCCCCGAACCCTCCGAATGGAACCGAGATCTCCATAAAATGTATCAAGACCTCATCGCCCTGCGCCATCACTACCCCGCCCTAAGAACCGGCAACTACGAGATTTTACTGGCCCAGGATAGCCTCTACGCCTTCCTACGGACCCTCACCGACGCCGAAGATGTCATCATCGCCATCAACGCCGGAGAACAGCCCGAACAGCTCACCCTAGACCCCCTATGCCCCAATCCCAAAACCCTAGAATTAAAATATGGCGATCGCACCACCGCCCAAAGCCTAACCAGTCAAGGAACCACCATCTCCTTTGAACTCCCCCCCCGTTCCGGCTGCATCCTAGCCAACCCCTAA
- a CDS encoding ABC transporter ATP-binding protein, translated as MAIAATGVEMSYLAGQKRIQILKQVDLTIERGQVQLLMGPSGSGKTTLLSILAGLLAPTAGSVCLLGEDITRMSRQHLSQFRLNRLGFIFQGFNLFPALTAAENVEVALNLQGIRGRQARQSAQEMLERVGLGDKGQNRPRDLSGGQKQRVAIARALVTQPEIVMADEPTAALDSKSGHAVMELLRRLAIDDDVTVLMVTHDPRILDVADSVTYLEDGEIREK; from the coding sequence ATGGCGATCGCCGCAACGGGCGTGGAAATGTCATACCTTGCGGGTCAGAAGCGGATTCAGATTCTCAAACAGGTGGATCTCACGATTGAGCGGGGTCAGGTGCAACTGCTCATGGGACCGTCCGGTTCGGGGAAAACAACCCTTCTGTCGATTCTAGCTGGACTGTTGGCGCCGACGGCGGGGTCGGTGTGTCTGCTGGGAGAGGATATTACTCGTATGTCTCGGCAACACTTGTCTCAGTTTCGTTTAAACCGCTTGGGCTTTATCTTTCAAGGCTTTAATCTCTTCCCGGCTCTGACGGCGGCGGAAAATGTGGAGGTGGCTCTGAATCTCCAGGGGATTCGTGGACGTCAGGCTCGCCAGTCGGCTCAGGAGATGCTGGAACGGGTCGGTTTGGGGGATAAGGGTCAAAATCGCCCTCGGGACTTGTCTGGGGGGCAAAAACAACGGGTGGCGATCGCTCGGGCGTTGGTGACGCAACCGGAAATTGTCATGGCGGATGAACCGACGGCGGCGTTGGATTCTAAGAGCGGTCATGCGGTGATGGAGTTGTTGCGTCGTTTGGCGATCGATGATGATGTGACGGTGTTAATGGTGACTCATGATCCTCGGATTCTCGATGTGGCGGATTCGGTGACCTATTTGGAGGATGGGGAGATTCGGGAGAAGTAG
- a CDS encoding FtsX-like permease family protein: MASLARKNLLEDIPRFLIAQAGIVFAVTLVTVQMGIFRGFLKSTALIPEESRADIWVSSEEMVYFELTPSLPVELLFQAREVEGVALAEPLLLPPGQWNGPGGTIAPLRLIGFDPGGELFTPWNISQGSLAQLQTPYTVIVDDSQLDALNLEGIGDRGTINSLPAELVGITEGTQSIASSVFVFTSLETANTYATTGIGTSVNCQVDGDGNMACTNTYQREPRTSTEPIDSPPTPSPLRRSDALTHILIRAEAGEDLQVLKERLDEALPGTQALTRQELAQRTRDYWQNRTGIGFVLGFGAALGVVVGIAIVGQILYSSVSDRLKEFGTLKAMGASDWVLYRVIIEQALWMAVLGYLPGMALCLGLSQWVSSSMGIIILITPGSAAGIFLLTTAMCVGSGFFAIQKVTRVDPAIVFKA, from the coding sequence ATGGCTTCCCTTGCGCGTAAAAATCTCCTTGAAGATATTCCTCGTTTCCTGATTGCTCAGGCGGGAATCGTCTTTGCCGTCACGCTTGTGACTGTGCAGATGGGGATTTTTCGCGGCTTTCTCAAATCGACAGCCTTAATTCCCGAGGAGTCTCGGGCCGATATTTGGGTCTCCTCAGAGGAGATGGTCTATTTCGAGTTAACCCCATCCCTTCCCGTTGAACTGCTCTTTCAGGCTCGGGAGGTCGAGGGAGTGGCCTTAGCTGAACCCCTCCTTTTACCCCCAGGACAATGGAACGGACCGGGGGGAACGATTGCTCCCTTACGTTTGATTGGCTTTGATCCCGGGGGAGAACTCTTTACCCCTTGGAATATCAGTCAAGGGAGTCTCGCGCAACTGCAAACTCCCTACACGGTTATTGTGGATGATTCCCAGCTAGACGCTTTGAATTTAGAGGGGATCGGCGATCGGGGGACGATCAACTCGTTGCCCGCTGAGCTGGTGGGGATCACCGAGGGAACTCAATCGATCGCCTCTAGCGTATTTGTTTTTACATCCCTGGAAACCGCCAACACCTATGCTACTACTGGAATCGGCACGTCGGTGAACTGTCAGGTTGATGGAGATGGCAACATGGCCTGTACCAATACCTATCAGCGGGAACCGAGAACCTCTACTGAACCCATTGACTCACCTCCGACTCCTTCACCCTTACGGCGTTCCGATGCCCTAACCCATATTCTCATTCGGGCTGAGGCGGGTGAAGATCTACAGGTGTTAAAAGAACGGCTCGATGAGGCTCTCCCCGGGACTCAAGCCCTCACCCGTCAGGAACTGGCTCAACGCACCCGCGACTACTGGCAGAACCGTACTGGGATCGGCTTTGTGTTAGGCTTTGGAGCTGCCCTGGGGGTTGTGGTGGGAATTGCCATTGTTGGGCAAATTCTCTATTCCTCGGTCTCTGATCGCCTGAAGGAGTTTGGCACGTTGAAGGCTATGGGAGCTTCGGACTGGGTTCTCTACCGAGTCATTATCGAACAGGCTCTCTGGATGGCGGTGTTGGGCTATCTGCCGGGGATGGCTCTGTGTCTGGGGTTATCCCAATGGGTGAGTTCCAGTATGGGCATCATCATCTTGATTACCCCGGGATCGGCGGCAGGCATTTTCCTGCTGACGACAGCGATGTGTGTTGGATCTGGCTTTTTTGCGATTCAGAAGGTGACTCGGGTGGATCCAGCCATTGTTTTTAAAGCTTAG
- a CDS encoding acylphosphatase, protein MEDEAHHVQRMTSQETLNDLPITAIRVLISGRVQGVGFRYSTQEKARELGLNGWVRNRRNGSVEAVFEGSPTLVQTVVAWCHHGPPTAEVTHVETFREATQDLFQFDIRPTT, encoded by the coding sequence TTGGAAGATGAAGCCCACCATGTTCAGCGAATGACCAGCCAGGAGACTCTTAACGACTTGCCCATCACCGCAATCCGAGTTTTGATTTCTGGGCGAGTTCAAGGGGTTGGCTTTCGCTATTCGACACAAGAGAAAGCCCGGGAACTTGGCCTGAATGGGTGGGTTCGCAACCGTCGTAATGGTTCCGTTGAAGCAGTCTTTGAAGGGTCGCCGACCCTGGTGCAGACGGTCGTCGCCTGGTGTCATCATGGCCCACCGACCGCCGAGGTGACCCATGTGGAAACGTTCCGGGAAGCGACCCAAGACTTATTCCAGTTTGATATTCGGCCGACAACCTAA
- a CDS encoding WD40 repeat domain-containing protein, with the protein MDWTIPLHRQQLDFMRRMQERSSSPGSSLLLNHGHPGVWSEQVTISGDRLSQIRAQCRQRILHSDPTQPVSELWQQYLLEALADAAASLVWSQQLVPIEETPNSFYWRESGSDAYGWTPRVQVLALSGPPTSDLIYPQEVKGSDILLWVAVEESLDDAYQDYHPIILGFLPSDRLPRQRPFSSDHLCYGGGLEGYIQLARPPLSQSSNCWLPPLMAGANYAYPLAIAADGKTLASTSYDGRVRLWRFQESQLQEVLRGRSWSTTPSNLNAEGQTLSTRDTDSIYRTCQAENGQLLRSLPGLASGVTAMLLDTSGKWLICGGQEGTIEVWQVETGKKQQSFKAHEGAIRFLAISTTGNAFASTGTDRRLRVWQWQDEQASLIFSQMREGISSITLSPDGSQVGCGLQNGQVEVWQVANGDRCYHLQAHSGPVRSLAISDEGTSLASSSLERTLKVWKTDTGELEGLRTGQTDPLISLSSHGDGSWIELNLFQGDPPNWTTCQSDQR; encoded by the coding sequence ATGGACTGGACGATTCCCCTGCATCGGCAACAATTGGATTTTATGAGACGTATGCAAGAACGCTCGTCAAGTCCAGGTTCCTCGTTACTCTTGAATCATGGTCATCCTGGGGTTTGGTCAGAACAGGTGACCATCTCGGGCGATCGCCTCAGTCAGATTCGGGCCCAATGCCGTCAACGCATCCTTCACTCGGATCCGACCCAACCCGTCAGCGAGTTGTGGCAACAGTATTTACTGGAAGCACTGGCAGATGCAGCCGCCAGCCTCGTTTGGTCACAGCAACTGGTTCCCATTGAGGAGACCCCCAATTCCTTTTACTGGCGTGAGTCGGGGTCAGACGCCTACGGGTGGACCCCACGAGTGCAGGTGCTAGCCCTGTCCGGGCCGCCCACCTCCGACTTAATCTATCCTCAGGAGGTCAAGGGCAGTGATATTTTGCTTTGGGTGGCCGTGGAAGAGTCTCTCGACGATGCCTATCAAGACTATCACCCGATTATTTTAGGATTCCTGCCCAGCGATCGCCTGCCCCGTCAGCGTCCATTCAGCTCAGACCATCTCTGCTATGGAGGGGGGTTAGAAGGCTATATCCAACTGGCCCGACCCCCATTATCTCAATCCTCAAACTGTTGGCTCCCTCCCCTGATGGCGGGGGCCAATTATGCCTATCCCCTCGCTATTGCGGCCGATGGCAAAACCCTCGCCAGTACCAGCTATGATGGCCGCGTCCGACTCTGGCGTTTCCAGGAGAGTCAACTGCAAGAGGTTCTAAGGGGACGGAGTTGGTCAACCACGCCCTCCAACTTAAATGCGGAAGGGCAAACCCTATCCACCCGGGATACCGATAGTATTTATCGCACCTGCCAGGCTGAAAATGGTCAACTTCTGCGATCGCTCCCGGGCCTAGCCAGCGGTGTCACGGCGATGTTGTTAGATACCTCGGGGAAATGGCTGATCTGTGGAGGACAAGAAGGGACTATTGAGGTTTGGCAAGTTGAGACTGGGAAGAAACAGCAGTCGTTTAAGGCCCATGAGGGAGCCATTCGTTTTTTAGCCATCTCCACCACCGGGAACGCCTTTGCTAGCACCGGGACCGATCGCCGACTCCGGGTGTGGCAATGGCAAGACGAGCAGGCCAGCCTCATTTTCTCCCAAATGCGTGAGGGCATCTCTAGCATTACCCTATCCCCTGACGGGTCTCAGGTCGGCTGTGGGCTGCAAAATGGACAGGTGGAGGTTTGGCAGGTGGCCAATGGAGACCGCTGCTATCATCTCCAGGCCCATTCCGGACCGGTGCGATCGCTGGCCATCAGCGACGAGGGTACTTCCCTCGCGAGCAGTAGCCTAGAACGAACCTTAAAAGTTTGGAAAACCGACACCGGAGAGTTAGAAGGATTACGCACAGGACAAACAGACCCTCTCATCTCCTTGTCATCCCATGGGGATGGTTCTTGGATCGAGTTAAATCTCTTTCAAGGGGATCCCCCCAACTGGACGACCTGTCAATCAGACCAAAGATAG
- a CDS encoding NAD(P)H-quinone oxidoreductase subunit N, producing MDVANLASQLNAETILPEGIVLTTLLLVLIVDLISGRKSAKWTPYVAIIGLLAAVAALALQWDNPTPLGFLGGFNSDPLSLVFRGVIALSTAVTVLMSVRYVEQSGTSLAEFIAILMTATLGGMFLAGANELVTVFVALETLSISSYLLTGYMKRDTRSNEAALKYLLIGASSSAVFLYGISLLYGLSGGQTQLDEIAVTIANSPDSQAIGLAIALVFTITGIAFKISAVPFHQWTPDVYEGSPTPVVAFLSVGSKAAGFAIAIRLLVTAFGSMTEQWHFVFTALAILSMVLGNVVALAQTSMKRMLAYSSIAQAGFVTIGLLAGTDAGYASMMFYLMVYLFMNLGAFTCVILFSLRTGTDRISEYAGLYQKDPLLTLGLSICLLSLGGIPPLAGFFGKIYLFWAGWQAGLYGLVLLGLVTSVVSIYYYIRVVKMMVVKEPQEMSDVVRDYPEIRWNLPGMRPLQVGLVVALIFTSVAGILSNPLFTLANDAVIKSPVLQSATTEAPTLASTLAAPDL from the coding sequence ATGGATGTTGCCAACCTTGCCTCTCAGCTCAATGCTGAGACGATTTTGCCAGAGGGCATCGTTCTGACAACCCTCCTGCTCGTCCTCATTGTCGATCTCATCAGCGGCCGCAAATCCGCCAAATGGACTCCCTATGTGGCGATTATCGGGCTGTTAGCTGCTGTGGCTGCTCTGGCTCTGCAATGGGATAACCCCACTCCCCTGGGCTTTTTAGGGGGCTTCAACAGTGACCCCCTCAGTTTAGTTTTTCGGGGCGTGATTGCTCTCTCCACAGCGGTCACAGTGTTGATGTCCGTCCGCTACGTCGAGCAAAGTGGAACGTCCCTAGCGGAGTTTATCGCCATTTTGATGACCGCCACCCTTGGCGGGATGTTTCTGGCTGGGGCCAATGAACTGGTCACCGTGTTTGTCGCCCTAGAAACCCTCAGTATCTCCTCGTACCTGCTGACCGGGTACATGAAACGAGATACCCGCTCCAATGAAGCTGCCTTAAAATATCTGTTGATTGGGGCTTCGAGTTCCGCCGTCTTCCTCTATGGGATTTCCCTCCTCTACGGACTCTCCGGGGGACAAACCCAATTGGATGAAATTGCCGTCACCATTGCCAATAGCCCCGACTCTCAAGCCATTGGTTTGGCGATCGCCCTTGTCTTCACCATTACGGGTATCGCCTTCAAAATTTCGGCCGTTCCCTTCCACCAATGGACCCCCGATGTCTATGAAGGCTCTCCCACTCCCGTGGTGGCCTTCCTCTCCGTTGGCTCCAAAGCCGCCGGATTTGCGATCGCCATTCGCCTACTGGTAACCGCCTTTGGCTCCATGACGGAGCAGTGGCATTTCGTCTTTACCGCCCTGGCCATCCTCAGTATGGTCTTAGGAAATGTGGTGGCCCTGGCCCAAACCAGCATGAAACGCATGTTGGCCTACTCCTCCATCGCCCAAGCGGGATTCGTCACCATTGGACTCCTGGCGGGAACCGATGCCGGGTATGCCAGCATGATGTTCTATCTCATGGTGTACCTGTTTATGAACCTGGGCGCCTTCACCTGTGTGATTCTCTTCTCGTTACGCACGGGAACTGATCGCATTAGTGAATATGCCGGACTCTATCAGAAAGATCCCCTCCTCACCTTGGGCTTAAGCATCTGTCTCTTGTCCCTCGGTGGGATTCCCCCCTTAGCGGGTTTCTTTGGCAAAATCTATCTCTTCTGGGCCGGTTGGCAAGCGGGACTTTATGGACTGGTCTTGCTCGGATTAGTCACCAGTGTCGTCTCCATTTACTACTACATTCGCGTTGTCAAGATGATGGTGGTGAAAGAACCTCAAGAAATGTCCGATGTGGTGCGGGATTATCCCGAGATTCGTTGGAATTTGCCGGGAATGCGACCGCTCCAAGTGGGCTTAGTGGTGGCCTTAATTTTCACCTCGGTCGCTGGGATTCTCTCTAATCCCCTCTTCACCTTGGCCAATGACGCGGTGATCAAGTCCCCCGTCTTGCAATCGGCGACAACTGAGGCTCCCACCCTGGCCAGCACCCTCGCCGCCCCAGACCTCTAA
- the leuC gene encoding 3-isopropylmalate dehydratase large subunit, whose protein sequence is MSKGTLFDKVWQTHRVGTLPSGQTQLFIGLHLIHEVTSPQAFAMLRERDLTVPFPERTLATVDHIVPTENQARPFSDVLAEEMIQALEDNCKQYGIRFNNVGSGRQGIVHVIAPEQGLTQPGMTIACGDSHTSTHGAFGAIAFGIGTSQVRDVLASQTLAMNKLKVRRIEVNGQLRPGVYAKDVILHIIRKLGVKGGVGYAYEYAGTTFEQMTMEERMTVCNMSIEGGARCGYINPDQTTYDYIQGREFAPKGEQWQDAVAWWDSMRSDADAEYDDVVVFQAEEIPPTITWGITPGQGIGVDEAIPTPESLPQSDRAIAEEAYHYMQLSPGKPIQGTKVDVCFIGSCTNGRLSDLREAAKFAQGRKVANGIKAFVVPGSEEVKRQAEAEGLDKVFTEAGFEWRNAGCSMCLAMNPDKLEGDQISASSSNRNFKGRQGSSSGRTLLMSPAMVVAAAIHGTVADVRNWID, encoded by the coding sequence ATGAGTAAGGGAACACTATTCGATAAAGTCTGGCAAACGCACCGTGTCGGGACGTTGCCGTCAGGACAAACACAATTATTTATCGGGCTGCATCTGATTCACGAAGTCACCAGCCCCCAAGCGTTTGCCATGTTGCGGGAACGGGATTTAACCGTCCCCTTTCCCGAACGGACTCTAGCCACGGTGGATCACATCGTCCCCACCGAGAACCAGGCCCGTCCCTTTAGCGATGTCCTCGCGGAAGAGATGATTCAAGCCCTTGAGGACAACTGTAAGCAATATGGCATTCGCTTCAACAATGTCGGCTCCGGTCGTCAGGGAATTGTCCATGTCATCGCTCCCGAACAAGGACTCACTCAGCCGGGAATGACCATCGCCTGCGGGGATAGTCACACCTCCACTCATGGCGCGTTTGGGGCGATCGCCTTTGGCATTGGCACCAGCCAAGTTCGCGATGTCTTAGCCTCGCAAACCCTGGCCATGAACAAACTCAAGGTGCGTCGCATCGAAGTTAATGGCCAACTGCGTCCTGGGGTCTATGCCAAAGATGTCATTCTCCACATCATCCGCAAACTCGGCGTCAAAGGGGGGGTGGGCTACGCCTATGAATATGCCGGGACGACCTTTGAGCAGATGACGATGGAAGAGCGGATGACCGTTTGCAATATGTCCATCGAAGGGGGCGCGCGCTGCGGCTATATCAACCCCGACCAGACCACCTATGACTATATCCAGGGCCGAGAGTTTGCCCCCAAAGGCGAGCAATGGCAGGATGCGGTGGCTTGGTGGGATAGTATGCGCAGTGACGCCGATGCTGAGTATGATGATGTGGTCGTCTTCCAAGCGGAGGAGATTCCCCCCACCATTACCTGGGGCATCACCCCCGGCCAAGGCATCGGCGTTGATGAAGCCATCCCCACCCCCGAGAGTCTGCCTCAGAGCGATCGTGCGATCGCTGAAGAAGCCTATCACTATATGCAGCTCTCCCCCGGCAAACCTATCCAAGGAACCAAGGTAGATGTTTGCTTCATCGGCAGTTGCACCAATGGCCGTCTCAGTGACCTCCGGGAAGCCGCCAAGTTCGCCCAAGGTCGCAAAGTGGCCAATGGCATTAAAGCCTTTGTGGTTCCCGGTTCTGAGGAAGTCAAACGCCAAGCGGAAGCTGAGGGCTTAGATAAAGTCTTCACCGAGGCAGGGTTTGAATGGCGCAATGCCGGCTGTTCCATGTGTTTAGCCATGAACCCCGACAAGTTAGAGGGAGATCAGATCAGCGCCTCCTCCTCCAACCGCAACTTCAAAGGTCGTCAAGGCTCCTCCTCCGGCCGCACCCTCCTGATGAGTCCAGCCATGGTCGTCGCCGCCGCCATCCACGGCACAGTGGCCGATGTCCGCAACTGGATTGACTAA
- the leuD gene encoding 3-isopropylmalate dehydratase small subunit: MTQVKQISGRGIPLTGDDIDTDRIIPARFLRCVTFDGLGDHAFEDDRRQMTGQHPFDQAVYQGASLLVVNANFGCGSSREHAPQAINRWGIQALVGESFAEIFFGNCVAMGVPCVTASSEDVKSLQTAIANNPQLTLTLDLDAMEVRGSDGLTLKVSMPEGARQSFRDGLWDSCGQLATQINAVRDRARELPYLSWT; this comes from the coding sequence ATGACTCAAGTTAAACAAATTTCTGGACGCGGAATTCCCTTAACCGGTGATGACATCGACACCGATCGCATTATTCCCGCTCGTTTCCTACGGTGCGTTACCTTTGACGGATTAGGTGATCATGCCTTTGAAGACGATCGCCGTCAGATGACCGGACAACATCCCTTTGACCAAGCGGTCTATCAGGGAGCCAGTCTTCTAGTGGTCAATGCCAACTTTGGCTGTGGTTCAAGCCGCGAACACGCCCCCCAAGCCATCAATCGCTGGGGGATTCAAGCCCTAGTAGGGGAAAGTTTCGCGGAAATCTTCTTCGGTAACTGTGTCGCCATGGGAGTTCCCTGTGTGACCGCGTCGAGCGAAGATGTTAAATCTCTGCAAACGGCGATCGCCAATAATCCCCAATTAACCCTAACCTTGGACTTAGATGCCATGGAAGTCCGGGGAAGTGACGGTCTGACCCTTAAGGTCTCCATGCCTGAGGGGGCCCGTCAAAGTTTCCGGGATGGACTCTGGGATAGTTGTGGCCAGTTGGCGACACAAATTAATGCAGTGCGCGATCGCGCCCGGGAACTTCCCTATCTCTCCTGGACTTAA
- a CDS encoding cofactor assembly of complex C subunit B, translating into MDTVSLNSIAVPTLLMAVGLFFFIRASVKDRTEVLSLECDRPPEWLSRQLKDYLCGRSYRVVGFDPQENRVTFEGEVRASWFLAIFLSFLAAIGFLCVALVLATLIPSLSQGIIALVFLSPLAGAFYWQQANRREQVLVTVSEEEKTSPRHSAEGSLATIIGHRDELAALKRAMPELQPNLSTESPQESTPNSTT; encoded by the coding sequence ATGGATACTGTTTCCTTAAACTCGATCGCCGTTCCCACCCTTTTGATGGCCGTTGGGCTATTCTTCTTTATTCGTGCCTCGGTGAAAGACCGTACGGAAGTCCTGTCTCTAGAATGCGATCGCCCCCCAGAATGGCTCTCACGTCAGTTAAAAGACTACTTATGTGGGCGCAGCTACCGAGTCGTCGGGTTTGACCCTCAAGAGAACCGAGTCACCTTTGAAGGAGAGGTGCGGGCCAGTTGGTTCCTGGCTATTTTCCTAAGTTTTTTGGCAGCCATTGGCTTTCTCTGCGTAGCCTTGGTTTTAGCCACACTTATCCCGAGCCTATCTCAAGGCATTATTGCCTTGGTGTTCCTCTCTCCCTTAGCCGGAGCCTTCTACTGGCAACAGGCGAATCGGCGAGAGCAAGTCCTCGTGACTGTAAGCGAAGAGGAAAAAACTTCCCCCAGGCACAGTGCCGAGGGAAGTCTGGCTACAATTATCGGGCACCGGGACGAGTTGGCCGCTCTAAAACGAGCTATGCCAGAACTCCAGCCGAACCTGTCGACGGAGTCGCCCCAAGAGAGCACACCGAACTCCACAACCTAA
- a CDS encoding DUF3155 domain-containing protein — MARRRKRKSRRRQEGRRILEHVPQYSIESGQDKPVTAARKYIKSEQIAPPALLLVKRNEHTTDRYFWAEKGLFGAQYVEENHFLFPSLRLVIEQQEKIQAAATS; from the coding sequence TTGGCAAGAAGACGCAAGAGAAAGAGCCGTCGCCGTCAAGAAGGACGAAGAATCTTAGAACACGTGCCTCAGTATAGTATTGAGAGCGGTCAAGATAAACCCGTCACGGCTGCACGTAAGTATATCAAATCTGAGCAAATTGCGCCTCCGGCACTACTTTTAGTCAAGCGCAACGAGCATACGACCGATCGCTACTTCTGGGCAGAGAAAGGTCTGTTTGGCGCGCAATACGTCGAAGAGAACCATTTTCTGTTTCCCAGTTTGCGGTTAGTCATTGAACAGCAAGAGAAAATTCAGGCAGCAGCCACTAGCTAG